A genomic window from Candidatus Thermoplasmatota archaeon includes:
- a CDS encoding 50S ribosomal protein L37ae, with translation MSKRTKKVGSSGRFGPRYGVTVRKRIADVEAVSKGRHECRYCRAVALGRTASGIWVCRHCGAKMASGSYRPTPPVAVTRDVEEVLAKAEGSEEEAAPMEEIAGLAELEEMAEKPKKRKKKE, from the coding sequence ATGTCCAAGAGAACTAAGAAGGTAGGTTCGTCCGGCAGGTTCGGCCCGAGATACGGCGTCACTGTCAGGAAGCGGATAGCGGACGTCGAAGCGGTGAGCAAGGGCAGGCACGAGTGCCGGTATTGCAGAGCAGTGGCGCTCGGCAGGACCGCGAGCGGCATCTGGGTCTGCAGGCACTGCGGCGCCAAGATGGCCAGCGGCTCCTACAGGCCCACGCCCCCCGTGGCCGTGACGCGCGACGTCGAAGAGGTCCTTGCTAAGGCCGAGGGCAGTGAGGAGGAGGCAGCGCCAATGGAAGAGATCGCTGGACTGGCGGAGCTTGAAGAGATGGCCGAGAAGCCCAAGAAG